One Dissulfuribacter thermophilus DNA window includes the following coding sequences:
- a CDS encoding glycosyltransferase — MLNLMNSSALFLKNIDVLVNNPNIPELDLLNPKINIINLNESPGLISLPSLLDYINKKRPRVILTNRERANRVLALGTPFINYPIKIVFRVGMPISTALERRNLVKRVLRKYSIKYAYKRADLVIANSNKVAEDILDITGISTDRIKVLNNPTVSDKLYELSNAPTPHKWLDEDIPVIMGIGRLARQKGFETLIKAFYKVIQRTEARLIILGEGKERDSLLNLIRHLGITDKVALPGFTSNPFAFLSRASCFVLSSAWEGSPNVLIEALALGIPVVATDCPTGPREILKNGRYGELVEVHNHNQMAEAILKVLSSPPSPSFLKDAAEPYRAIPATITYLKVMGLLSD; from the coding sequence ATGCTTAACTTAATGAATTCCTCTGCCCTTTTTTTGAAAAACATTGATGTACTCGTAAACAATCCCAACATCCCAGAACTGGATCTATTGAATCCAAAAATAAATATAATAAATCTAAATGAGAGTCCGGGACTAATAAGTTTGCCAAGTTTGTTAGATTATATAAACAAGAAAAGGCCAAGAGTGATACTAACAAACAGGGAAAGGGCCAACCGGGTTTTGGCACTTGGGACTCCCTTTATCAACTATCCAATAAAAATAGTATTCAGGGTTGGTATGCCTATTTCAACGGCACTAGAGAGGAGAAATCTCGTCAAAAGAGTGTTAAGAAAATATTCGATCAAATACGCCTATAAGAGGGCAGATCTCGTAATCGCAAATTCAAATAAAGTGGCAGAGGACATTTTGGATATTACAGGAATTTCCACGGATAGGATAAAAGTTTTGAATAACCCCACTGTATCAGACAAGCTTTATGAACTTTCAAATGCACCTACCCCCCACAAATGGCTGGATGAAGACATACCTGTAATAATGGGAATTGGCCGCCTCGCCCGCCAAAAAGGCTTCGAAACTTTGATAAAAGCCTTCTATAAGGTGATCCAAAGGACAGAAGCCAGACTCATCATCCTAGGAGAGGGCAAGGAACGAGATAGCCTCCTCAACCTTATCAGACACCTTGGTATCACTGACAAAGTGGCACTTCCTGGATTCACTAGTAATCCTTTTGCTTTTCTTTCCAGGGCCTCGTGTTTTGTCCTTTCCTCAGCCTGGGAAGGATCTCCAAACGTCCTCATAGAGGCCCTAGCCCTCGGCATCCCTGTGGTCGCTACAGACTGTCCAACGGGACCAAGAGAAATCCTTAAAAATGGCCGTTATGGAGAACTAGTGGAGGTCCATAACCATAATCAGATGGCAGAAGCCATTTTAAAGGTCCTTTCATCCCCTCCCTCTCCATCCTTTTTAAAAGATGCGGCAGAACCCTACAGGGCCATTCCGGCCACAATTACATATCTAAAAGTCATGGGGCTTTTAAGTGACTAA
- a CDS encoding cobyric acid synthase: MSEKRARSLMVLGTGSGVGKSVIVAGILRVLRKRGIKCAPFKAQNMALNSFVTLDGKEMGRAQAYQAEAAGILPDCRMNPILLKPNGDSTSQVIVLGEPKCTIGAREYYRLFPQHQKLVNEIYDELSKEYEVIVMEGAGSPAEINLQSRDLVNTKMAAHANAPCILVGDIDKGGVFAWLKGTIDLIETEHKHLIKGLLINKFRGDVELLRPGLKAFEEMVGIPFLGVLPWLQDVIVDQEDGMFARFIGTKRPGAKIRLGIIHLKRISNFTDFIPFSLEEDCEITLIDNPDGLQKELDCVIIPGSKATRSDLEFLEKTGLKREIIRLASTKQVVILGICGGFQMMGKDVQDSCGIEGPPGSTDGLGLLPVVTKMLPQKHLSQTTATILFPESEPIRVEGYEIHSGVTYFDSELDQYVPVSPDNSKLGLMTKDGLIIGTYLHGLFENDILRRRFLDYLRLRKGMAPLNKTTSYRAFKEKNLDTLANWIEEGIGIEKIFALLDQSLKRRGH, from the coding sequence ATGTCAGAAAAACGTGCACGGTCACTCATGGTACTTGGCACAGGAAGCGGAGTTGGAAAAAGTGTCATCGTAGCTGGGATATTACGGGTTCTAAGGAAAAGGGGTATAAAATGTGCTCCATTCAAGGCACAGAATATGGCATTAAACTCCTTTGTTACCCTTGATGGAAAGGAGATGGGCAGGGCCCAGGCCTACCAGGCAGAGGCAGCAGGCATTCTTCCAGACTGTCGAATGAATCCCATTCTCCTAAAACCCAATGGGGATTCCACATCTCAGGTAATAGTCCTTGGTGAACCAAAGTGTACCATTGGTGCTAGAGAATACTACCGTCTTTTCCCCCAACATCAAAAGCTCGTCAATGAAATCTATGATGAACTTAGCAAGGAATATGAGGTAATTGTCATGGAAGGGGCAGGAAGCCCTGCCGAAATCAATCTTCAATCCAGAGATCTAGTTAACACTAAAATGGCGGCTCACGCAAATGCCCCATGCATTTTAGTAGGCGACATTGACAAAGGTGGTGTCTTTGCCTGGCTTAAAGGCACAATCGACCTTATTGAAACCGAACACAAACACCTCATCAAAGGACTTTTAATAAATAAATTCAGAGGGGACGTTGAACTCCTTAGGCCAGGGCTTAAAGCCTTTGAGGAAATGGTAGGAATTCCTTTCTTAGGGGTTCTGCCATGGCTACAGGATGTCATTGTAGACCAGGAAGATGGAATGTTTGCAAGGTTTATTGGGACCAAAAGGCCTGGTGCAAAGATTCGTCTTGGCATTATTCATCTAAAACGTATAAGTAATTTTACGGATTTTATTCCATTTTCCTTGGAAGAGGACTGTGAGATCACTCTTATTGATAATCCTGACGGTCTACAGAAAGAACTTGATTGTGTGATCATCCCAGGGTCAAAAGCTACCCGAAGTGACTTGGAGTTTCTAGAAAAAACGGGTTTAAAAAGGGAAATTATTAGGCTTGCAAGTACGAAACAGGTGGTGATCTTGGGGATCTGTGGCGGATTTCAGATGATGGGAAAAGATGTTCAAGACAGCTGCGGCATAGAAGGGCCTCCAGGGAGCACTGACGGACTTGGACTTCTTCCAGTTGTAACAAAGATGCTTCCCCAAAAACATCTTTCTCAGACAACCGCAACTATATTATTTCCAGAAAGCGAGCCCATTAGAGTAGAAGGTTATGAGATACACTCAGGAGTGACCTATTTTGACTCAGAACTGGACCAGTATGTGCCGGTATCCCCTGACAATTCAAAACTTGGTCTCATGACAAAGGATGGCCTGATAATTGGCACATACCTTCATGGCCTTTTCGAAAATGACATTTTAAGACGCAGATTTCTCGACTATTTGAGACTGAGAAAGGGGATGGCACCCTTAAACAAGACTACATCCTACAGGGCCTTCAAAGAAAAAAATCTAGATACCTTGGCCAATTGGATCGAGGAAGGGATTGGGATAGAAAAAATATTTGCCCTACTCGATCAATCTCTTAAACGCAGAGGCCACTAA
- a CDS encoding glycosyltransferase → MTKKGHIAIFLATSGHSGVERVMGNLIKGLGEAGHRVDLIRIKKHGPYLTEVPQNVRIIELNTSHVTSALPFLIKYLKKNRPHSLLTDKDRVNRIAILSKYISRSPVRLVVRIGTTVTENLRKRSAFDRSLQLFSIRHLYPLADRILVPSKGAQKDLIDIAPGLSEKISVVKSPIIDDDFHLRANSIPDHPWFKGKSCPIVLGAGELCRRKDFETLIKAFSLVLKEIDARLIILGKGKRRKKLLSLSSELGISDKIDLPGFMKNPLPFMANADCFCLTSRCEGLPVVLIEALGTGTSVVSTDCPSGPREILGGGKYGRLVKIGDVEGLRDAIIDTLKNPIAPEKLKQAVDRYTIHSGTRDYARWLLPV, encoded by the coding sequence GTGACTAAAAAGGGACATATTGCCATCTTTCTCGCAACTTCAGGACACAGTGGGGTCGAAAGGGTTATGGGTAATCTCATAAAAGGACTGGGTGAGGCAGGCCACAGGGTAGATCTCATCCGTATAAAAAAACACGGCCCTTACCTTACAGAGGTGCCTCAAAATGTAAGGATAATAGAGCTAAATACCTCTCATGTTACGTCAGCTCTACCATTCCTTATAAAATATCTGAAAAAAAATCGGCCACATTCCCTTCTAACTGATAAAGACCGAGTAAATAGAATCGCCATCCTCTCAAAGTATATCTCGAGATCCCCTGTTCGATTGGTTGTTAGGATTGGCACAACTGTTACAGAAAACTTGAGAAAAAGATCTGCCTTTGACAGGTCCCTCCAGCTCTTTTCAATACGCCACCTATATCCGCTGGCAGACAGGATACTTGTTCCGTCAAAAGGTGCACAAAAGGATCTTATAGACATTGCCCCAGGGCTTTCAGAAAAAATAAGCGTTGTAAAAAGTCCCATTATAGATGACGACTTTCATTTGAGGGCCAACTCAATACCTGATCATCCATGGTTCAAGGGAAAATCATGCCCCATAGTACTTGGAGCAGGAGAACTCTGTAGAAGAAAAGACTTCGAAACCCTTATCAAGGCCTTTAGTCTCGTCTTAAAAGAGATCGATGCAAGGTTAATTATACTGGGAAAAGGCAAAAGGCGTAAAAAGCTCTTGTCTTTATCTAGCGAACTTGGAATATCAGATAAAATTGACCTTCCAGGTTTTATGAAAAATCCCTTGCCATTTATGGCAAATGCAGACTGTTTTTGTCTTACCTCTCGGTGTGAAGGGCTTCCTGTAGTACTTATCGAGGCGCTGGGCACAGGTACCTCTGTTGTATCTACAGATTGTCCAAGTGGCCCCCGGGAAATCCTCGGCGGCGGCAAGTACGGAAGGCTTGTAAAAATTGGAGATGTTGAAGGTCTAAGAGACGCAATTATTGACACACTAAAAAACCCCATAGCCCCTGAAAAATTAAAACAGGCTGTTGACAGATACACCATTCACAGTGGTACTAGAGACTATGCCAGATGGCTTTTGCCCGTATGA
- a CDS encoding glycosyltransferase family 4 protein, translating into MKLTHHMASVPLHVLHIETGKNFYGGALQVLYLIRNLKGKGIKNTLIAPLGSEILKRAMDEGIKCSPTEFSGELDPRLLFRIIYLVKKIKKETRPIIHIHSRRGADLWGVLAGVITNTPYIITRRVDNPELGSLARLKYRRAEKVVAISRAIFNILKAYGIDEERLMLIPSAVDTSIYRPHCERNWFLKEFGIHPSQKTVGMVAQFIPRKGHSYVIEAIPNILRKAPNTKFIFFGQGPLEQEIKRLSQRHGVYDNCIFAGFRKDMHRIFPCLDCLVHPALMEGLGVSVLQAMACRVPVVATNTGGLSDIVEDKKTALLIKRSNMSKDIQDKLLILLNDQNADLKKSIVNNAFKKIHETFSIEKMVDAYVNLYKVVYS; encoded by the coding sequence TTGAAGCTAACCCATCACATGGCATCCGTTCCCCTACACGTCCTTCACATTGAGACTGGAAAAAACTTTTACGGCGGCGCTCTCCAGGTCCTCTATCTTATAAGGAATCTAAAGGGGAAAGGCATAAAAAACACCCTAATTGCCCCATTGGGAAGCGAAATCCTTAAGCGTGCAATGGATGAGGGCATAAAGTGTAGCCCTACAGAATTTTCAGGAGAACTCGACCCAAGGCTCCTTTTTAGGATCATATACCTAGTAAAAAAAATCAAGAAGGAAACAAGACCTATTATCCATATCCACAGCAGACGTGGAGCAGATCTATGGGGCGTCCTGGCTGGGGTCATAACCAATACCCCCTATATCATTACCCGGAGGGTGGACAATCCAGAACTAGGCAGCCTTGCAAGATTGAAGTATAGAAGGGCTGAAAAGGTCGTCGCAATTTCAAGAGCGATTTTTAATATCCTAAAGGCGTATGGAATTGATGAAGAAAGGCTTATGCTAATTCCAAGTGCTGTAGACACCAGTATTTATAGGCCACATTGCGAAAGAAACTGGTTTTTAAAGGAATTTGGTATTCATCCCTCTCAGAAGACCGTTGGCATGGTGGCGCAGTTTATTCCAAGGAAAGGGCATAGTTATGTAATTGAGGCAATTCCCAATATTTTAAGAAAGGCCCCCAATACCAAATTCATTTTCTTTGGACAAGGCCCCCTTGAACAGGAGATTAAGCGTCTTTCCCAAAGACATGGAGTCTACGACAACTGTATATTTGCAGGATTTAGAAAGGATATGCACCGCATTTTTCCCTGTCTCGATTGTCTGGTCCATCCTGCTCTCATGGAGGGATTAGGAGTTTCGGTGCTTCAGGCAATGGCTTGTAGGGTACCAGTAGTGGCAACGAATACAGGGGGGCTCAGTGATATTGTAGAGGATAAAAAAACTGCACTATTAATAAAAAGGTCCAATATGTCAAAGGACATCCAAGATAAGCTCCTTATTTTATTGAATGACCAAAATGCCGACCTTAAAAAATCCATAGTAAACAATGCCTTTAAAAAGATACATGAAACATTTTCAATTGAAAAGATGGTAGATGCATATGTAAATTTATATAAAGTCGTGTATTCTTAA
- a CDS encoding glycosyltransferase family 4 protein, with translation MKNYRKAMKLIYLSTSKLHRNRANLIQTLYTVSAISKKNCYIDLYLPPVKKGIDIDSRLKDIGIEKTFNIFPTQLLHSRWKILNYLPLCLKMKRIQKDYDNILIRSYYLSKALITFRIPHIFEVHNVEQLENEGILSLIINAYNNGIIRYLISISKSASHSLIKKGANPDRISIIPCGVDYKHFSSIPLPQKARFARPRIMYIGRISNDRGLEIFKGLAQSGIGKVTLVGDLETPEADVGTTGNLELHPFVPHRDVIRWYEKCDIVLLPYQPHLTTAKSFSPLKLFEAMAAGRPIIASDLEPLREIIEDGVTGLLVEPTNLEAWKNALLRLKQDPDLAMSLGQNARQRARLYSWENRAEKILEFISGKNG, from the coding sequence ATGAAAAATTATAGAAAGGCAATGAAGTTAATTTATTTAAGCACAAGTAAACTTCATAGAAATAGGGCAAATCTCATTCAGACCCTTTATACCGTATCAGCCATATCAAAAAAAAACTGTTATATCGATCTATATTTACCTCCAGTCAAAAAAGGCATAGACATTGACAGTCGTCTAAAAGATATCGGTATTGAAAAGACATTTAATATTTTCCCTACTCAGCTTTTACACTCAAGATGGAAAATATTAAATTATTTGCCTCTCTGTTTAAAGATGAAAAGGATACAAAAAGATTACGATAATATTCTCATAAGATCTTATTATCTAAGTAAGGCACTAATAACGTTTAGAATACCCCACATATTTGAAGTTCATAATGTAGAACAACTAGAAAATGAGGGAATCCTTTCACTCATCATAAATGCGTATAATAACGGTATAATCAGGTACCTCATATCAATAAGTAAGTCAGCTTCCCATTCTTTGATAAAAAAGGGGGCGAATCCTGATAGAATATCAATTATTCCATGTGGTGTTGATTACAAACACTTTTCCTCCATACCTCTACCACAAAAGGCCCGATTCGCCAGACCTAGGATCATGTACATTGGAAGAATTAGTAACGACAGAGGATTAGAGATATTTAAAGGGCTTGCGCAAAGTGGTATTGGCAAAGTAACCCTTGTAGGTGATTTGGAAACTCCAGAGGCAGACGTAGGGACCACTGGCAATCTGGAGTTACACCCCTTTGTTCCCCATAGAGATGTGATCAGATGGTATGAAAAATGCGACATTGTACTCTTACCCTATCAGCCTCATTTAACAACTGCTAAGTCCTTTAGCCCCTTAAAACTTTTTGAGGCCATGGCAGCAGGGAGACCAATTATTGCTAGTGATCTTGAACCATTAAGAGAGATTATAGAAGATGGCGTAACAGGGCTGTTAGTAGAACCAACCAATTTAGAGGCGTGGAAAAATGCTTTATTAAGATTGAAACAGGATCCAGATTTGGCAATGAGCCTTGGACAAAACGCTAGACAAAGGGCAAGACTCTATTCATGGGAAAATCGGGCTGAAAAGATCTTGGAGTTTATATCAGGGAAAAATGGATAG
- a CDS encoding O-antigen ligase family protein, protein MDSLKRYTSSLGLIGLYVFSFFSLNSITFSGVGLIFMLIAMPFEKTRLLKLIRTPLFILACISIGFLVVRTLFSILEIPEIKDQHIEDALKFGRLWLFLVIAFWINGSTKLALRVLFLAFIGFIVGMISSIDTDLLTTIIKGERTGFHLRITPFGLYSATIITGLIIFSKRLIANSFKRKMNFFILFGITIAIVLLLEGLIATQARGAWLAFALVFPVVVFSILKKSDLTHAHKQALSVAMALTICLFVFIIALNFEIIKNRFLGQIETFTQNREYIIEKVPETGIGQRLHLYSFAIQKWREHPIFGWGTGTTQYLISHSQREDLKINSWKGGRVWFDHLHSTYLEFLVRFGLIGTGLLFASIFILLKEVINAYKKGALPFDIFLFTISSWAMAAIWCLFDFRLLHWDWRFYWMIISGVGTSFVLKKD, encoded by the coding sequence ATGGATAGTCTAAAAAGATATACTTCGTCATTGGGATTGATAGGTCTATATGTCTTCTCTTTTTTTTCGCTTAACAGCATCACCTTTTCAGGAGTTGGCCTCATCTTTATGCTCATTGCCATGCCATTTGAGAAAACTAGGCTTCTCAAACTGATTCGAACTCCTCTATTTATACTTGCCTGTATCTCCATTGGATTTTTGGTAGTTAGGACCCTATTTTCAATCCTAGAAATTCCTGAAATCAAGGATCAACACATAGAGGATGCATTAAAATTTGGCAGATTATGGCTCTTTTTGGTAATTGCCTTTTGGATAAACGGAAGCACTAAACTTGCCTTAAGAGTGCTTTTTCTTGCTTTCATCGGATTTATTGTAGGAATGATCTCATCCATAGATACTGATCTCCTAACCACCATTATAAAAGGAGAGAGAACAGGTTTTCATCTTAGGATCACTCCTTTTGGCTTGTATAGTGCCACCATCATTACTGGACTGATAATCTTCTCAAAAAGGTTAATTGCTAATTCCTTTAAGAGAAAAATGAACTTTTTTATCCTTTTTGGAATTACAATTGCTATTGTCTTGCTCCTTGAAGGCCTTATAGCTACCCAGGCAAGGGGGGCATGGCTTGCCTTTGCACTGGTTTTTCCTGTGGTGGTGTTTTCCATATTGAAAAAATCAGATCTCACCCATGCTCACAAACAGGCCCTTTCAGTGGCAATGGCCTTAACAATTTGTCTCTTTGTATTTATTATAGCACTTAATTTTGAAATTATTAAAAATAGATTCTTAGGCCAGATAGAGACATTCACCCAAAACAGAGAATATATAATAGAAAAGGTCCCAGAGACTGGCATTGGTCAAAGACTTCACCTATATTCCTTTGCCATTCAAAAATGGAGAGAACATCCAATATTTGGCTGGGGTACTGGTACAACCCAATACCTAATTTCCCATAGTCAGAGAGAGGATCTAAAGATAAATAGTTGGAAGGGTGGAAGGGTATGGTTTGATCATCTACATAGCACTTATCTTGAATTCCTTGTAAGATTTGGCCTGATTGGTACGGGATTGCTATTTGCTTCAATTTTTATTCTTTTAAAAGAGGTGATAAATGCCTATAAAAAAGGGGCACTTCCTTTTGATATCTTTCTATTCACAATTTCATCATGGGCCATGGCAGCAATCTGGTGTCTCTTTGACTTTAGGCTGCTACACTGGGACTGGCGTTTTTATTGGATGATAATAAGTGGAGTTGGAACCAGCTTTGTCCTCAAAAAAGACTGA
- the dtd gene encoding D-aminoacyl-tRNA deacylase codes for MRAVVQRVKEAWVQVENREVSRIEQGFLVLLGVGDEDTEKDVAYLADKVVNLRVFEDEEGKMNKSLIDVGGEMLIVSQFTLYGDCRKGRRPSFSHAATPDHAVPLYEAFCEKVKNYNITVKQGIFQAHMEVGLINDGPVTLLLDSKRVF; via the coding sequence AGAACAGAGAAGTTTCCAGGATTGAACAGGGCTTTTTGGTTCTCCTTGGGGTAGGAGATGAGGATACTGAGAAGGACGTGGCGTACTTGGCAGACAAGGTGGTAAACTTGAGGGTCTTTGAAGATGAAGAGGGCAAGATGAACAAATCCCTTATTGACGTTGGTGGCGAGATGCTCATTGTGTCTCAGTTTACTCTCTATGGCGATTGTCGGAAAGGCAGACGTCCATCTTTTTCCCATGCCGCGACACCGGATCATGCAGTGCCATTATATGAAGCATTTTGTGAAAAGGTAAAAAATTATAACATTACAGTGAAACAAGGTATCTTTCAGGCCCACATGGAAGTTGGATTAATAAATGACGGACCTGTTACTCTACTACTAGACTCAAAGCGGGTGTTTTAA
- a CDS encoding glycosyltransferase: MEEKKIAILASFSGTGGVERMISNLVNGFSAFGVKTDLLLIRADNLHYLDAIPNKVNLIKLKTRHNFTALPELIKFLKTERPHALLAAKDRAIFVAAMAKTLTKSKTRIVARLGTTVSEGIREKPLPTRIIRNLIMKLSYRLIDETICVSRGVAEDLANITGLKATRFHVVRNPVITEKLYKLSKETINHPWLINKEIPVILGIGRLTRQKDFGTLIKAFHIVQQNIPSRLIILGEGGMRRELTELIRGLKLKESVDLPGFTPNPYPYIKNADLFVLSSRWEGSPNALTEALALGVPVASTDCPSGPKEILQNGRFGPLVPPGDYKALAEAMIKVLKSPLPSKILQQAVAEYTVEESARRYLQILLGEKRLDT; encoded by the coding sequence ATGGAAGAGAAAAAGATTGCCATACTTGCCTCCTTTTCCGGAACCGGAGGCGTAGAGCGGATGATTTCCAATCTAGTAAATGGTTTTTCTGCCTTTGGAGTAAAGACTGACCTCCTCTTAATCAGGGCAGACAACCTGCACTATCTTGATGCAATTCCCAATAAAGTAAACCTCATAAAACTCAAGACCCGACATAACTTCACAGCACTTCCAGAACTCATCAAATTCCTTAAAACAGAACGTCCCCACGCCCTTCTTGCAGCTAAAGACAGAGCCATATTTGTGGCAGCCATGGCAAAAACCCTTACTAAATCAAAGACTAGAATTGTGGCAAGGTTGGGGACCACCGTATCAGAAGGCATAAGAGAAAAACCCCTTCCTACACGCATTATAAGAAATCTTATAATGAAATTGAGTTACAGGTTGATTGATGAAACCATCTGCGTGTCAAGAGGTGTTGCCGAAGACCTCGCAAATATAACTGGCCTTAAAGCGACACGATTTCACGTTGTCCGAAACCCCGTTATCACGGAAAAACTTTACAAACTTTCAAAAGAAACTATTAACCATCCCTGGTTAATCAATAAAGAGATCCCGGTCATCCTGGGAATAGGCCGTCTAACCAGGCAAAAAGACTTTGGCACCCTTATAAAGGCGTTTCATATTGTGCAACAGAACATACCCTCCAGGCTCATCATCCTGGGAGAAGGTGGCATGAGACGCGAACTAACGGAATTGATAAGGGGATTGAAACTTAAGGAGTCCGTTGACTTACCAGGTTTCACTCCAAACCCTTACCCATATATAAAAAATGCAGATCTCTTTGTGCTTTCTTCTCGCTGGGAAGGCTCTCCAAATGCCTTGACAGAGGCCCTAGCCCTTGGCGTGCCAGTGGCCTCAACTGATTGCCCAAGCGGCCCAAAAGAGATACTCCAAAATGGACGCTTTGGCCCCCTTGTTCCTCCTGGCGACTACAAGGCACTGGCTGAGGCAATGATTAAGGTCCTTAAGTCTCCATTGCCATCAAAGATACTTCAACAGGCTGTAGCTGAATACACTGTTGAAGAAAGCGCAAGGAGATATCTTCAGATTCTTTTAGGTGAAAAGCGACTAGACACATGA
- the cbiB gene encoding adenosylcobinamide-phosphate synthase CbiB, protein MVEPIQVLAIAILLDLLLGDPEFHLHPVRIIGYSIQYVERLLKPVPINETLKGIFLATLIPCTFFFVSHLLIRFAWTHGALAGTITSGIILYFTLGLRSLGEEAMVVANALDQGDLGLARIRLARIVGRETKGLDATEISRAAIETVGENFVDAVLAPLFYWAIGGAALAVFYRAVNTLDAMVGYKDKKYKRLGWASARLDDLLNFIPSRISPVFIAIATLFLGKWQPNIIKKALIDGKGHESPNSGISEAAFSHALGVRLGGPTHYREGIKNRAFLNPEGAPPTAKDIRRAVKLLHISALMFALVLGIISHLKTFSIN, encoded by the coding sequence ATGGTAGAACCAATTCAGGTCCTCGCAATTGCCATCCTACTAGACCTCCTGTTGGGAGACCCAGAGTTTCACCTCCACCCAGTGAGGATCATTGGCTATTCAATCCAATATGTAGAAAGACTCTTAAAACCTGTTCCTATAAATGAGACCTTAAAGGGTATATTTTTGGCTACTTTAATACCCTGCACCTTCTTCTTTGTCTCCCATCTTCTTATCCGCTTTGCATGGACTCATGGGGCCTTGGCTGGCACAATTACCTCTGGAATCATCTTATATTTTACCCTTGGCCTAAGGTCTCTTGGAGAAGAGGCCATGGTAGTGGCAAATGCCCTCGATCAAGGGGACTTAGGCCTTGCACGCATTAGGCTAGCAAGGATAGTTGGCAGAGAGACCAAAGGGCTAGACGCCACTGAAATATCTCGTGCTGCCATAGAGACTGTAGGAGAAAACTTTGTCGATGCAGTGCTTGCGCCCCTATTTTACTGGGCCATTGGGGGAGCGGCCTTAGCAGTCTTCTATAGGGCAGTAAACACCTTGGATGCTATGGTGGGATACAAAGACAAAAAATACAAACGTCTGGGTTGGGCATCCGCAAGATTGGATGACCTTCTCAACTTCATCCCCTCTAGGATATCACCTGTTTTCATCGCCATTGCCACACTTTTCTTGGGCAAATGGCAACCAAACATTATAAAAAAGGCCCTCATAGATGGAAAAGGCCACGAAAGTCCAAATTCAGGCATCTCAGAGGCTGCATTTTCTCACGCCCTTGGTGTACGCCTTGGAGGCCCAACACATTATAGGGAAGGCATAAAAAACAGGGCTTTTTTAAATCCCGAAGGCGCCCCTCCCACGGCAAAAGATATAAGACGTGCAGTAAAACTCCTTCATATTAGCGCACTCATGTTCGCCCTTGTCCTTGGCATCATTAGCCATCTCAAAACTTTTTCAATTAACTAA
- a CDS encoding glycosyltransferase family 9 protein, with product MRILIIRPSSIGDVVMASPVLKALKNGYKGAEIHWLINPALIDLLRDNPYVDSLIPWNKALWNRQIKEFHLIRLCSEIMSFKKNLSRHQYDLCLDLQGLFRSRFLAYLSRAKERIGFDSKEPGRFFMTKVISKGPQNLEMSSEYLYMLKELGIKVEDPLPFLVVPNVSKERAKSIIDAHGIKGPFFVFAPFTTRPQKHWIDDRWKSLGMKLAKHYGIPSVILGGRGDKQKGDAISNGTGNLIYNLSGKTNLVESAAIVSMAKLVIGVDTGLTHMGTAFKRPTVALFGATRPYLYTKWPKTKVLYVKRECSPCKRSPTCNQAFPCMSDITVNMVLKTVEGII from the coding sequence ATGCGAATTCTCATTATACGCCCCAGTTCTATTGGAGATGTGGTCATGGCCTCCCCAGTACTCAAGGCCCTCAAGAATGGATATAAAGGTGCCGAAATCCACTGGCTCATAAACCCTGCTCTAATTGATCTTTTAAGGGATAATCCCTATGTAGATTCCCTCATCCCATGGAACAAAGCCCTTTGGAATAGACAGATCAAGGAATTTCACCTGATTCGCCTCTGTAGTGAAATAATGTCCTTTAAAAAAAACCTTTCAAGACACCAATACGACCTCTGCCTTGACCTCCAAGGTCTTTTTCGAAGCAGATTCCTCGCCTATCTCTCAAGGGCAAAGGAGCGAATTGGCTTTGACTCAAAGGAGCCTGGTAGATTTTTTATGACAAAGGTCATATCTAAAGGGCCTCAGAATCTCGAAATGAGTTCTGAATATCTATATATGTTAAAGGAACTGGGAATTAAGGTAGAAGACCCCCTCCCATTTCTCGTGGTCCCCAATGTATCTAAAGAAAGGGCAAAGTCCATAATAGATGCCCATGGAATTAAAGGACCTTTTTTCGTATTCGCACCCTTTACTACAAGACCACAAAAACATTGGATAGATGACAGGTGGAAATCACTTGGAATGAAGCTTGCAAAACATTACGGGATCCCCTCAGTAATACTCGGAGGCAGAGGTGACAAGCAAAAAGGTGATGCGATCTCAAATGGGACAGGAAATCTCATCTATAACCTCTCTGGCAAGACAAATCTTGTTGAAAGCGCTGCCATTGTCTCTATGGCAAAATTGGTCATCGGAGTAGATACTGGCTTAACTCATATGGGAACAGCATTCAAGCGCCCTACTGTAGCGCTCTTTGGTGCAACTAGACCATATCTATATACCAAATGGCCCAAGACCAAGGTATTATATGTCAAAAGGGAGTGCTCGCCCTGCAAAAGAAGTCCTACCTGCAACCAAGCGTTTCCATGTATGTCTGATATTACGGTTAACATGGTGTTGAAGACAGTGGAGGGAATCATTTGA